A stretch of the Thermodesulfobacteriota bacterium genome encodes the following:
- a CDS encoding YceI family protein produces the protein MRKLAILAAVLCLSAPAVAAAASATWELDTAHTGVHFQVRHLMVSTVRGDFEKVSGVIVYDDADITKSRADIVIDAASINTRVAKRDEHLRSADFLDAAKHPAITFKSKRVEKAINGILIMTGDLTIRGVTKEVALIVEGPSPAIKDPQGASRVGGQATARIDRKDFGLVWNKVLEAGGVAVGDEVSITIDVELVRKAI, from the coding sequence ATGAGGAAGCTCGCGATCCTTGCAGCCGTTCTTTGCCTTTCTGCGCCCGCGGTCGCGGCCGCGGCATCGGCGACCTGGGAACTCGACACGGCCCACACCGGAGTCCACTTCCAGGTAAGGCACTTGATGGTCTCCACGGTCCGGGGCGATTTCGAAAAGGTGTCCGGGGTGATCGTCTACGACGATGCGGACATCACGAAATCGCGCGCGGACATCGTCATCGACGCCGCGTCGATCAACACGCGCGTCGCCAAACGCGACGAACACCTCCGCAGCGCCGACTTCCTCGACGCCGCGAAGCACCCCGCGATCACCTTCAAGTCGAAGCGGGTGGAAAAAGCCATTAACGGCATCCTGATAATGACCGGCGACCTCACGATCCGCGGCGTGACGAAAGAGGTGGCGCTGATCGTGGAAGGTCCCTCGCCAGCGATCAAGGACCCGCAGGGAGCCAGCCGCGTCGGGGGCCAGGCGACCGCGAGGATCGACAGGAAGGATTTCGGTTTGGTCTGGAACAAGGTGCTTGAGGCCGGCGGCGTGGCGGTTGGCGACGAGGTGAGCATCACGATCGACGTGGAGCTTGTCCGGAAAGCGATCTGA
- a CDS encoding glutamate synthase subunit beta — translation MGKPTGFMEFDREEPPHRPVEERVKDYREVDVPLPGDRIATQAARCMDCGIPFCHSFGCPVKNRIPDWNEMVYRDRWRNALELLHQTCNLPEVTGRVCPAPCEAACTLAINLPAVTIRHLELQIVERGWEEGWIRPEIAERKSGKRVAVVGSGPAGLPAAQELARRGHEVVVFEKSDRVGGMLRYGIPDFKLEKRIIDRRLEQMRAEGVVFETGVNAGVDVSAAYLRRSFDAIVLAAGATVPRDLPAPGRDLAGIHFAMEFLRQQNRLNAGDGIPPSERISAEGKHVVVIGGGDTGSDCIGTSRRQGAASITQIELLPKPPEERLPANPWPTWPVVLRTSSSQEEGCERMWSIQTKEFEGADGRVRNLKCVRLDWSEPDAGGRRSFREIPGTEFDLRADLVLLAMGFVHVEHGPLVRDLGVATDPRGNIVVDGNFMTNVPGVFGAGDAVLGASLVVRAIDTGRRAAWGADAWLMRCG, via the coding sequence ATGGGTAAGCCCACCGGGTTCATGGAGTTCGACAGGGAGGAGCCGCCGCACCGCCCGGTGGAAGAGCGCGTAAAGGACTACCGCGAAGTCGACGTGCCGCTCCCCGGGGACCGGATCGCGACCCAGGCGGCGCGCTGCATGGACTGCGGCATCCCCTTCTGCCATTCCTTCGGCTGCCCGGTGAAGAACCGGATCCCCGACTGGAACGAGATGGTCTACCGGGACCGGTGGCGGAACGCCCTCGAGCTGCTCCATCAGACCTGCAACCTGCCGGAGGTCACGGGCCGGGTATGCCCCGCGCCGTGCGAGGCCGCCTGCACCCTGGCGATCAACCTGCCGGCGGTCACCATCCGCCACCTCGAGCTCCAGATCGTCGAGCGGGGGTGGGAGGAGGGCTGGATCCGCCCGGAGATCGCCGAACGGAAGAGCGGCAAGCGGGTCGCCGTCGTGGGATCCGGCCCTGCCGGACTGCCGGCGGCCCAGGAGCTCGCCCGCCGCGGACACGAAGTCGTCGTCTTCGAGAAATCGGACCGCGTGGGAGGGATGCTGCGCTACGGCATCCCGGACTTCAAGCTCGAGAAGCGGATCATCGACCGGCGGCTGGAGCAGATGCGCGCGGAGGGCGTCGTGTTCGAGACCGGCGTCAACGCCGGCGTGGACGTCTCGGCGGCGTACCTGCGGCGCAGCTTCGACGCCATCGTCCTCGCGGCGGGCGCCACGGTCCCCCGCGACCTTCCCGCGCCGGGTCGCGACCTCGCGGGGATCCATTTCGCCATGGAATTCCTGCGGCAGCAGAACCGGCTGAACGCGGGCGACGGGATCCCCCCCTCCGAGCGGATCTCGGCCGAAGGGAAGCACGTCGTGGTCATCGGCGGGGGCGACACCGGCTCGGACTGCATCGGCACGAGCCGCCGCCAGGGAGCCGCATCGATCACCCAGATCGAGCTCCTCCCGAAGCCGCCGGAGGAACGTCTTCCGGCGAATCCCTGGCCCACCTGGCCGGTCGTCCTGCGGACCTCCTCCTCGCAGGAGGAGGGGTGCGAGCGGATGTGGAGCATCCAGACGAAGGAATTCGAAGGCGCGGACGGGCGGGTGCGGAACCTGAAGTGCGTCCGGCTCGACTGGTCGGAGCCCGACGCGGGCGGGCGCCGGTCGTTCCGGGAGATCCCGGGAACGGAATTCGACCTCCGCGCGGACCTGGTGCTGCTGGCGATGGGTTTCGTCCATGTGGAGCACGGCCCCCTGGTCCGCGACCTGGGCGTCGCCACGGACCCCCGCGGGAACATCGTCGTGGACGGGAACTTCATGACCAACGTCCCCGGCGTGTTCGGGGCCGGCGACGCGGTCCTCGGTGCGTCGCTGGTGGTCCGGGCGATCGACACGGGGCGGCGGGCGGCGTGGGGGGCGGACGCCTGGCTCATGCGGTGCGGGTGA